The following proteins come from a genomic window of Microtus ochrogaster isolate Prairie Vole_2 unplaced genomic scaffold, MicOch1.0 UNK1, whole genome shotgun sequence:
- the Acrbp gene encoding acrosin-binding protein, translating to MMKLAAGFLLLLLEVRLLPVTPLPTDDLSASTPGSPLSSTEYERFFALLTPTWKAETTCRLRATHGCRNPTLVQLDQYENHGLVPDGAVCSDLPYASWFESFCQFAQYRCSNHVYYAKRVRCSQPVSILSPNTLKEVDSPADVPPTTMTSAMASHVSATERQAFQPWPERLNNNVEELLQSSLSLGGKELGSRKQVQEQHKQEQMQEHKQEEVQEQEEQEEEEEEEEEAKQEEGQGTEEGLESASNLQSDSESKFQSESLSFNPSSSFTPRVREVDSPPLMMENIQELIRSAQKMDTMNELSDNSWRSPSTGSLLQLPHTETMMVLCYSIMENTCTMTPTAKAWNYMEEEILGFGDSVCDNLGRRHTPACPLCAFCSLKLEQCHSESTVLRQQCGASHKIPFISPFLSAQSISTGNQAKIPEKGRFGGLDMYGGLSLDFWCNRLALKGCEDYRVSNWLRAEFLSFQEGDLPTKICDTNYVQYPNYCSFKSQQCLMKSQNRKVFRMRCMLNENYNVLSLAKSEEIILRWNQEFNTLALGHFG from the exons ATGATGAAACTAGCTGCAGGcttccttctgctgcttctggAAG TGCGGCTCCTGCCCGTAACACCTCTTCCAACTGACGATTTATCGGCCTCCACTCCGGGCAGCCCTCTCTCATCGACTGAATATGAACGCTTCTTCGCCCTCCTGACCCCAACCTGGAAAGCAGAGACTACCTGCCGCCTCCGTGCAACCCACGGCTGCCGGAACCCCACTCTCGTCCAGTTGGACCAATATGAAAACCATGGATTGGTACCAGATG GTGCTGTCTGCTCTGACCTCCCGTATGCTTCCTGGTTTGAGTCCTTCTGCCAGTTTGCACAGTATCGTTGCTCCAACCATGTCTACTACGCCAAG AGGGTCCGATGCTCCCAGCCAGTCTCCATCCTGTCACCCAACACTCTGAAGGAGGTAGACTCTCCGGCAGATGTCCCTCCCACCACCATGACTTCTGCCATGGCATCCCATGTCTCAG CCACGGAGCGCCAGGCCTTCCAGCCGTGGCCCGAGCGCCTCAACAATAACGTGGAGGAGCTGCTGCAGTCCTCCCTGTCGCTGGGGGGCAAGGAGCTGGGCAGCCGCAAGCAGGTCCAGGAGCAGCACAAGCAGGAGCAAATGCAGGAGCACAAGCAAGAGgaagtgcaggagcaggaagagcaggaggaggaggaggaagaggaggaagaagccaaACAGGAAGAGGGGCAGGGGACAGAGGAAGGCCTGGAGTCAGCGTCCAACCTGCAGTCGGACTCAGAGTCCAAGTTTCAGTCTGAATCGCTGTCTTTTAACCCTTCATCCTCCTTTACTCCCCGGGTCCGAGAAGTGGACTCTCCTCCACTGATGATGGAGAACATCCAGGAGCTAATTCGGTCAGCCCAAAAAATGGATACAATGAATGAACTGAGCGATAACTCCTGGAGAAGCCCAAGCACTGGCAG CCTCCTGCAGCTGCCCCACACGGAGACCATGATGGTGCTATGCTATTCCATTATGGAGAATACCTGCACCATGACTCCCACAGCCAAGGCCTGGAACTACATGGAGGAGGAGATCCTTGGCTTCGGGGATTCG GTCTGTGACAATCTTGGCCGGCGACACACACCTGCCTGTCCGCTCTGTGCCTTCtgctccctgaagctggagcagTGCCACTCCGAGAGCACCGTGCTGCGGCAGCAGTGTGGTGCTTCCCACAAGATACCCTTCATCAGCCCCTTCCTCTCAGCCCAGAGCATATCCACCGGCAACCAG GCAAAGATCCCAGAAAAAGGCCGCTTTGGCGGGCTAGATATGTATGGAGGGCTCAGCTTGGACTTCTGGTGTAACCGGCTTGCCTTGAAGGGCTGCGAAGATTACCGAGTCTCCAACTGGCTCAGGGCTGAATTCCTTAGCTTCCAGGAAGGGGATCTCCCCACAAAG ATTTGTGACACAAACTATGTCCAGTATCCAAACTACTGTTCCTTCAAAAGTCAACAGTGCCTGATGAAAAGCCAGAACCGAAAG GTGTTCCGCATGAGATGTATGTTGAACGAGAACTACAATGTGCTGAGCCTGGCTAAAAGCGAGGAGATTATCCTTCGGTGGAACCAAGAATTTAACACTTTGGCTCTAGGCCACTTTGGATGA
- the Lpar5 gene encoding lysophosphatidic acid receptor 5 produces the protein MPQPSFSSHLDTMFANSSANASSTNSPVPQCRDYRGTHRLHMVVYSLVLATGLPLNALALWVFLRVLRINSVVSVYMCNLAASDLLFTLSLPLRLSYYARHHWPFPDFLCQTSGAIFQMNMYGSCIFLMLINVDRYAAIVHPLRLRHLRRPHVARRVCLGVWALILLCAVPAARVHSPSSCRYENSTVSLCFESFSDQLWKGGLLPLLLLAETLGFLLPLAAVVYSSGRVFWTLARPDATQSHRRQKTVRLLLINLIIFLLCFVPYNATLAVYGLLRANLVESSLEARDQVRGVLMVMVLLAGANCVLDPLVYYFSAEGFRNTLRNLGTALQTRPLATNGARGVLTEPPSETTQNTGQDATSQGLLQPGNLETHITQSPQDSAL, from the coding sequence ATGCCTCAGCCTAGTTTCTCTTCCCACTTGGACACGATGTTTGCCAATTCTTCAGCCAATGCCTCTTCTACCAACAGCCCTGTGCCCCAGTGCCGTGACTATCGGGGCACGCATCGTCTGCATATGGTGGTCTACAGCCTGGTGTTGGCGACTGGTCTCCCTCTCAACGCTCTGGCTCTATGGGTCTTCCTGCGTGTGCTGCGCATAAACTCGGTGGTGAGCGTGTACATGTGTAACCTGGCAGCCAGCGACCTGCTCTTCACCCTGTCACTGCCCCTGCGCCTCTCCTACTATGCACGGCACCACTGGCCCTTCCCGGACTTCCTGTGCCAGACGTCGGGTGCCATCTTCCAGATGAACATGTACGGCAGCTGTATCTTTCTGATGCTCATCAACGTGGACCGCTACGCGGCCATCGTGCACCCGCTGCGACTGCGCCACCTGCGGCGGCCCCACGTGGCGCGGCGGGTCTGCCTAGGCGTCTGGGCGCTCATCCTGCTGTGCGCCGTTCCTGCCGCCCGCGTGCACAGCCCGTCCTCCTGCAGGTACGAGAACAGCACCGTGAGCCTGTGCTTCGAGAGTTTCAGCGATCAGCTGTGGAAGGGCgggctgctgccgctgctgctgctggctgagaCCCTGGGTTTTCTGCTGCCCTTGGCTGCTGTCGTCTATTCGTCGGGCCGGGTCTTCTGGACGCTGGCGAGGCCCGACGCCACTCAAAGCCATCGGCGCCAGAAGACCGTGCGCCTCCTGCTGATTAACCTCATCATCTTCCTGCTGTGCTTCGTGCCCTACAACGCCACGCTGGCTGTGTATGGGCTGCTGCGGGCCAACCTGGTGGAATCCAGCCTTGAGGCCCGCGATCAGGTGCGCGGTGTGCTGATGGTAATGGTGCTGCTGGCCGGTGCCAACTGCGTGCTGGATCCGCTGGTGTACTACTTCAGTGCCGAGGGTTTCCGAAACACCCTTCGCAACCTGGGCACCGCGCTCCAGACGAGGCCTCTGGCTACCAATGGGGCTCGAGGGGTGCTCACCGAACCACCCTCAGAAACCACCCAAAACACCGGGCAGGACGCCACCAGTCAGGGGTTACTCCAGCCTGGCAATCTGGAAACACACATCACCCAGAGCCCCCAGGATTCAGCCCTCTGA